TGGTGCCGCCGGCGGCGGCGATCTTCTCGACCGCGCTGCCGGAGAACTTGTTGGCCACGACGTCGAGCTTGACGCCGTTCAGGTCGCCGTTGCCGAGGACCTTGACCGGCTGGTTCTTGCGCACCAGGCCGGCGTTCACCAGGGCGTCCACGTCCACCCGGCCACCTTCGGGGAAGAGGCGGGCGAGGTCGCCCACGTTCACCACCTGGTACTCGGTGCGGAACGGGTTGCGGAAGCCCTTCAGCTTCGGCAGGCGCATGTGCAGCGGCATCTGGCCGCCCTCGAAGCGCGGGGAGACGTTCTTCCGCGCGCCCGTGCCCTTCGTGCCTCGGCCGGCCGTCTTGCCCTTGGAGCCCTCACCGCGACCCACGCGGGTCTTCGCGGTCTTGGCGCCCGGGGCCGGACGAAGGTCGTGGATCTTGATGGTCACGACTGGACCTCCTCGACGACCACCAGGTGGCGCACGGCGTGGATCAGGCCGCGCACCTGCGGCGTGTCCTCACGGACCACCGACTGGCGGATCTTGCGCAACCCCAGGGTCCGGAGGGACTCGCGGTGGTTGTGCTTGGTACCGATGCTGCTCTTGACCTGGGTCACCTTGAGCTGAGCCACGTCACACCCCCGCACCCGCGCGAGCGCGGAGCATGCCGGCGGGCGCCACGTCCTCCAGGGGCAGACCGCGGCGGGCGGCCACCTCCTCCGGACGCTGGAGGCCCTTCAGGGCCGCCACGGTGGCGTGCACGATGTTGATGGCGTTGTCCGAGCCCAGCGACTTGCTCAGCACGTCGTGGACACCGGCGCACTCCAGCACCGCGCGGACCGCGCCACCGGCGATGACACCGGTACCGGCCGAGGCCGGGCGCAGCAGCACGACGCCGGCCGCCTTCTCGCCCTGCACCGGGTGAGGGATCGTGCCCGCGATGCGGGGGACGCGGAAGAAGTTCTTCTTCGCCTCCTCCACACCCTTGGCGATCGCCGCCGGCACTTCCTTG
This portion of the Saccharothrix syringae genome encodes:
- the rplO gene encoding 50S ribosomal protein L15, with the protein product MTIKIHDLRPAPGAKTAKTRVGRGEGSKGKTAGRGTKGTGARKNVSPRFEGGQMPLHMRLPKLKGFRNPFRTEYQVVNVGDLARLFPEGGRVDVDALVNAGLVRKNQPVKVLGNGDLNGVKLDVVANKFSGSAVEKIAAAGGTTAEL
- the rpmD gene encoding 50S ribosomal protein L30, with translation MAQLKVTQVKSSIGTKHNHRESLRTLGLRKIRQSVVREDTPQVRGLIHAVRHLVVVEEVQS
- the rpsE gene encoding 30S ribosomal protein S5, with protein sequence MPGRTRREGGGGERGERRDRRDGGRGGAAQEKTPHLERVVAINRVSKVVKGGRRFSFTALVVVGDGDGMVGVGYGKAKEVPAAIAKGVEEAKKNFFRVPRIAGTIPHPVQGEKAAGVVLLRPASAGTGVIAGGAVRAVLECAGVHDVLSKSLGSDNAINIVHATVAALKGLQRPEEVAARRGLPLEDVAPAGMLRARAGAGV